The following nucleotide sequence is from Lysobacterales bacterium.
GCCGGTCGCGGCCAATACCGAGTGTCCGATCAGCGGCCACAGGCACAGCGCGATGCTGGCGACCGACAGTACGAAGAACAACAGCCCGCGACGGCGTGAAGGGAACATGTCGTGAGCATATCGCGGGCTGCTGCCGCTATCCTTCGCCCCCGATTTTTGCGTGGTTATCCGACGTGAGTTCAGTGTTTGATCCGGTGTTGCCGGGCGGTTCGCAGTTGCGTGCGTATTGGCGCGCACCGGAAGGTTCGGCGCTGGCCCTGGCCCTGGTGCAGGCGGCGCGCAAGCATCCTGGCCTGCTGGTCGCGGTGACCGCCGATACCCACGCGGCTCACGCGCTCGAGACCGAGCTGCGCGTATTCGCGGACCCCGGCCTCCCGATCCTGCACCTGCCGGACTGGGAAACCTTGCCCTACGACGTGTTCTCCCCGCATTCGGAGATCGTCGCTGCGCGCATCGCCACCCTGTACCGGCTGCCGTCGCTGACGCGCGGCGTGCTGGTGGTGCCGGTGTCGACGCTGATGCAGCGGGTGACGCCGAAGCGCTGGCTGTCCGGACAGAGTCTGGTGCTCAAGGTCGGGCAGAAGTTCGATCTCGACGCCGAGAAGCGCATGCTCGAAGCGGCGGGGTACCGGCATGTGCCGCAAGTATTCGAACCGGGCGATTACGCCACGCGCGGTGCCTTGCTCGATCTCTATCCGGCCGGTGCCGAGGCGCCGTATCGCATCGAGTTGCTCGACGACGAGATCGATTCGATCCGCAGTTTCGATCCGGAGACGCAGCGCTCGCAGGACAAGGTCGCGCAGGTGTCGATGCTGCCGGCACGCGAATTCCCGCTGACCGAAGCCGCGACCAAGGCGTTCAAGAACGAGTTGCGCGAGCGCTTCGACATCGATCCGCGCCGCTCGCCGCTGTACCTGGATCTGCGCGAAGGTGCGGCGCCCGCCGGCATCGAGTCCTACCTGCCGCTGTTTTTCGAAACGCTCGATACCCTGTTCGACTATCTGGGCGGCACACCGATGTTTGCGCTGTCGCCGGGCGCGCTCGACGCTGCCGAACATTTCTGGACGCAGACCGGCGAACGCCACGAATCGCGCCGTCACGACATCGAGCGCCCGGTGCTGTCGCCGGCCGAGCTGTTCCTGCCGCCGCAGCAATTGCGCGAAACCCTGAATCGGCATCCGCGCATCGAACTGGTGTTTGCGGGCAGCGACAAGCCGATGCTGGCACTGGGTACCCAGCCGGCACCGAGTGTGCCGATCGATCGCAAGCACGAGGATCCGGTCGCCGCCCTGCGCCAGTTCCTGCGCAGCTATCCGGGGCGGGTGCTGATCGCCGCCGATTCGCCGGGCCGGCGCGAAGCCCTGGTCGACCTGCTCGGCGGCTTCGAGCTGCGCCCGCAGACTGTCGGCTCCTGGCACGGTTTCGTCGACTCCGATGTGCGGCTTGCGATCACCGTCGCGGCGCTCGAAGACGGCCTCGCGCTCGACGATCCGAAGCTGGTCGTGCTCACCGAACGCCAGTTGTACGGCGAGCGCGTGCAGCAGGTGCGGCGTCGAAAACGCGCCGGGCGCGATCCGGAAACCATCATCCGCGATCTCGGCGAACTCGCGATCGGTGCCCCGGTGGTGCACGAAGATCATGGCGTCGGCCGCTACCTCGGCTTGATGACGCTCGATGTCGGTGGCCAGAGCGGCGAATTCCTCGCGATCGAATATGCCAAGGGCGACAAGCTGTACGTGCCGGTCGCGAACCTGCACCTGGTCGGGCGCTACACCGGGTCTGCGCCCGAACATGCACCATTGCATTCACTCGGGGGCGAGGCCTGGGCCCGGGCCAAGCGCCGCGCCGCCGAGAAGGTGCGCGACGCCGCCGCCGAACTGCTCGACATCTATGCCCGACGCGCCGCCAAGCCCGGCGTCGAGATCCACCTCGATGCGCCGGCCTACGAGCAATTCGCCGCGAGTTTCCCGTTCGAGGAAACCCCGGACCAGGCCAGCGCGATCGAGGCCGTGATCGCCGACCTCGGCAAGCCGTCGCCGATGGATCGTGTGGTCTGCGGCGATGTCGGTTTCGGCAAGACCGAAGTGGCGCTGCGCGCCGCGTTCGTGGTGGCCCAGTCCGGCAAACAGGTGGCGGTGCTGGTGCCGACGACCCTGCTGGCCCAGCAGCACTTCCGCAACTTCAGCGACCGCTTTGCCGACTGGCCGATCCGTGTCGAGGTCCTCTCACGCTTCAAGTCCGCGAAGGAAACCAACGAGGCGCTGAAACTCGTCGCCGACGGCAAGATCGACGTGATCATCGGCACCCACAAGCTGCTCGCGCCCGAGGTGCGCTTCAAGGATCTGGGGCTGGTCATCGTCGACGAAGAACAGCGATTCGGCGTGCGC
It contains:
- the mfd gene encoding transcription-repair coupling factor, yielding MSSVFDPVLPGGSQLRAYWRAPEGSALALALVQAARKHPGLLVAVTADTHAAHALETELRVFADPGLPILHLPDWETLPYDVFSPHSEIVAARIATLYRLPSLTRGVLVVPVSTLMQRVTPKRWLSGQSLVLKVGQKFDLDAEKRMLEAAGYRHVPQVFEPGDYATRGALLDLYPAGAEAPYRIELLDDEIDSIRSFDPETQRSQDKVAQVSMLPAREFPLTEAATKAFKNELRERFDIDPRRSPLYLDLREGAAPAGIESYLPLFFETLDTLFDYLGGTPMFALSPGALDAAEHFWTQTGERHESRRHDIERPVLSPAELFLPPQQLRETLNRHPRIELVFAGSDKPMLALGTQPAPSVPIDRKHEDPVAALRQFLRSYPGRVLIAADSPGRREALVDLLGGFELRPQTVGSWHGFVDSDVRLAITVAALEDGLALDDPKLVVLTERQLYGERVQQVRRRKRAGRDPETIIRDLGELAIGAPVVHEDHGVGRYLGLMTLDVGGQSGEFLAIEYAKGDKLYVPVANLHLVGRYTGSAPEHAPLHSLGGEAWARAKRRAAEKVRDAAAELLDIYARRAAKPGVEIHLDAPAYEQFAASFPFEETPDQASAIEAVIADLGKPSPMDRVVCGDVGFGKTEVALRAAFVVAQSGKQVAVLVPTTLLAQQHFRNFSDRFADWPIRVEVLSRFKSAKETNEALKLVADGKIDVIIGTHKLLAPEVRFKDLGLVIVDEEQRFGVRHKEMFRKLRAEVDLLTLTATPIPRTLNMAMAGLRDLSIIGTPPAHRVAVQTFVTVWDNALLREAFQRELARGGQIYFLHNEVETIQKMATTLAELAPEARIRIAHGQMAEKDLEQVMLDFYRQRFNVLLCTTIIESGIDVPSANTIIIHRADKFGLSQLHQLRGRVGRSHHRAYAYLVTPERKAMTADAEKRLDAIASLDELGAGFTLATHDLEIRGAGELLGEEQSGQISEVGFTLYTEMLERAVAALKSGKVVDLENPHADRVEVELRVPALIPEDYLGDVHERLTLYKRISMARDDEALRDLQVEMIDRFGLLPAQAQSLFAVARIKLLADRLGIRKLDVDRAGGRIHFRAKPNVEPMTIIKLVQAQPKVYALDGQDKLRFRQELPEPAQRIEFVQKLLDRLSGR